The genomic region GGAAACCACTTTTCAAGCCGACCAACCCACGAGGTTTCAAACAATGTCTTCGGTTGACCAATAATTACCAGAAAAATACAACTTCCGAACAAAATTAAATTAGCGGTCAATTGTGACCACCGTGCACCTGCAGCAATGATTTCAATCATGGGTTTACGATAGGAACATTTCTATTATTGTGATAATTCCCGCAAGATAGATTGCGACAGACAACAACTCAATCAGCAGGCAGTTCAAAATTGTGAGCTCAAATAAAATTATTAAAACATTCTACCTTGAGTTGAAGGATATTCAAGCCTGCAAATTACGCAAGTGAGCAGATTACTCTGCCTATTGCCTGAGAGATAATCATTACAATTTGTTCATTGAACTAATAGACCCGCTTTGCTGGGTTCAGATGCTTAAGACATATTAATCGGCCAGCCATCACGTCGGCTATATATTTCGAGATCATGCGGAAAAATTCTTACCTGCTGAGCTCTACGCATCTATATCGTCTTGAATCCACCGTGCTCCGATGATATGCACCGTCGCAGAGTGGTGCTGGAGGAATTGCCGTGCAACGGTAAACCATGAATAAAATTGGTGAATTACGTCATCATAAACAAACTGTAAAACCAAAGAAGAACGGAACGGGGGGTAGCAAGCCATCTTTTTACTGTTAATGTAAACATGGCTTGCCGGATTGTTTCTCGCGCTATCTATTTAAGATGCATGCTATTTTTGACCGATTTTACTCCGGCGACGCCGCTGGCCACTTCAATCGCTTTATTAATACTGGCGGAGGAGCTTACAAAGCCGCTGAGCTGCACTACCCCCTTGAATGTTTCGACATTAATTTCGGTAGCCTTCAGTGTCGGCTCATTCAATATGGCGGCTTTTACCTTGGTGGTAATAACAGTATCGTCAAAATATTCTCCTGTCCCTTCCTGTTTATGCGTTGACCCACATCCCACGGTAACGAGTAATGCCACAGTCAAAAAAGGTAAAAGGAATAATCTCGTGAAGTACTTCATAATTCAATCTCCTGTCAATTGCTCATCTCAAACGATCAGCTTGGTTAGATCAATAATACCCCGAACTGGTTATTCAACCATCCTTCTCATACTACACTTGCAATCATGATCAATCTAGTGGCGCATGCTCGCCATTTGTTTGCATGTTTCGGCACAGTCTCTACAGGCTTCGACACATTGATCCATATCTCCGGTTTTTTCGCAATCTATTGCGCATGCTTCACAAATCTCGGCACAAATAGCGCAAACAGCGCTGGAATGAGCGGCACCACTGAGCATGAAATTAGCTGACGTCTGACAGATTTCGGCACAACTCATCAGTAGTCGGAAGTGCGTGGATTCAACATGTTCCCCACCGGTTTCAAGGCAATGATTCATCCCCATGTGCAGGCAAATCTGATAACAACGGGTACAGGCTGCAATACAGGCTTGCATATCATGCTTGGTGTAGATTGACTGATTCATAAATGTCTCCTAAGGTAAGTAGTGAGTGGATAAAGATAAATAAACAATGAAACAATACAATTAGTT from Nitrosomonas ureae harbors:
- a CDS encoding BON domain-containing protein, coding for MKYFTRLFLLPFLTVALLVTVGCGSTHKQEGTGEYFDDTVITTKVKAAILNEPTLKATEINVETFKGVVQLSGFVSSSASINKAIEVASGVAGVKSVKNSMHLK
- a CDS encoding four-helix bundle copper-binding protein — its product is MNQSIYTKHDMQACIAACTRCYQICLHMGMNHCLETGGEHVESTHFRLLMSCAEICQTSANFMLSGAAHSSAVCAICAEICEACAIDCEKTGDMDQCVEACRDCAETCKQMASMRH